The following are from one region of the Paraglaciecola sp. L1A13 genome:
- the pepQ gene encoding Xaa-Pro dipeptidase gives MQQLAQLYPQHIEELQARTKEALSREGIDGLIIHSGQAKRMFLDDNNYPFKCNPQFKAWLPVIDNPNCWLIVNGLDKPKLIFYRPKDFWHKVPPEPNDFWVEQFDVVLLTQADAVEKHLPYDRSRFAYIGEYIEVAKALGFDLVNPDRVLNYLHYQRAYKTDYELVCMRQANKLAVAGHNAAAAAFRAGKSEFDINQAYLAAVRQSDNQVPYNNIVALNENSAILHYMDQDIAAPSEFRSFLIDAGASYNGYAADITRTHCIANSPKNDHFAELIKGMDQVTLTLVDMLKPGVPYTDVHIAAHTLIAQLLNQFNIVNLAAQDILAEQIVSTFFPHGIGHFLGLQVHDVAGYVADDRGTPNPPPAEHPFLRTTRIIEPRQVFTIEPGLYFIDSLLADLKGSEKSKFINWDVVDSFRPYGGIRIEDNIIVHRDKNENMTRDLGLH, from the coding sequence ATGCAACAGCTAGCTCAACTTTATCCGCAACATATCGAAGAATTACAAGCCAGAACAAAAGAGGCCTTGTCTCGCGAGGGCATTGACGGCCTAATTATTCATTCTGGGCAAGCTAAACGCATGTTCTTAGATGACAATAATTATCCGTTCAAATGCAATCCTCAATTTAAAGCGTGGTTGCCCGTCATCGACAATCCAAATTGCTGGTTAATTGTGAATGGTTTAGATAAGCCTAAGCTAATTTTTTATCGTCCAAAAGATTTTTGGCATAAAGTGCCGCCTGAACCCAATGACTTTTGGGTTGAGCAATTCGATGTTGTCTTGTTGACCCAAGCCGATGCGGTTGAAAAACATTTACCCTACGACAGAAGTCGCTTTGCCTATATTGGCGAGTATATCGAAGTCGCCAAAGCACTCGGTTTCGATTTGGTAAACCCTGACCGCGTACTGAATTACCTGCACTATCAGCGCGCTTATAAAACAGACTACGAGCTAGTCTGTATGCGCCAAGCAAACAAATTAGCGGTCGCTGGCCACAACGCTGCCGCGGCTGCTTTTAGAGCAGGCAAAAGTGAATTCGATATTAATCAAGCCTATTTAGCGGCTGTGCGCCAAAGTGATAACCAAGTGCCATACAACAATATTGTGGCGCTAAATGAAAACAGCGCTATTTTGCATTATATGGATCAAGACATTGCTGCACCTAGCGAGTTTCGTTCGTTCTTAATTGACGCAGGCGCTAGCTATAACGGTTATGCCGCGGATATTACCCGCACACACTGCATCGCAAACAGTCCTAAAAATGATCACTTCGCCGAGCTCATCAAGGGTATGGATCAAGTCACATTGACCCTAGTAGATATGCTAAAACCGGGCGTGCCATACACTGACGTGCATATTGCCGCTCATACGCTGATTGCTCAGTTGTTGAATCAATTTAATATCGTTAATTTGGCTGCCCAAGACATCCTAGCTGAACAGATTGTGAGTACGTTTTTCCCACATGGAATTGGTCACTTTTTGGGTTTACAGGTTCATGACGTGGCCGGCTACGTGGCCGATGATCGCGGTACGCCAAATCCACCACCTGCTGAACACCCATTTTTACGTACAACGCGTATCATTGAGCCTCGTCAGGTTTTCACCATTGAACCTGGTTTATACTTTATCGATAGTTTATTGGCTGATTTGAAAGGCTCTGAAAAATCTAAGTTTATCAATTGGGATGTGGTTGATAGCTTTAGGCCTTACGGTGGTATTCGTATCGAAGACAACATTATTGTGCACAGAGACAAAAACGAGAATATGACTCGTGACTTGGGTTTACACTAA
- a CDS encoding NfeD family protein, with translation MWLSDNLGIGLISVGLILLVIEIAVLGFSTFVLFFVGGAAVITGLLMQMGVVEDTNLNATLYVSLFTALLAVFLWKPLKNMQKDVDPKKASNDLIGLTFILATEISAEKPGVHRYSGINWRLVSEDPIASGTKVEVIAVDVGQFTIKPCK, from the coding sequence ATGTGGTTAAGCGATAATCTCGGTATTGGTCTAATAAGCGTTGGCTTAATATTACTGGTCATTGAAATAGCGGTCTTGGGGTTTTCCACTTTCGTGCTGTTTTTTGTGGGAGGAGCGGCCGTTATTACTGGTTTGCTGATGCAAATGGGTGTGGTGGAAGACACAAATTTAAACGCGACATTATACGTGTCTCTTTTTACCGCATTACTGGCTGTGTTTTTATGGAAACCGCTTAAAAATATGCAAAAAGATGTGGATCCTAAAAAAGCCAGCAATGACCTAATCGGCCTTACGTTTATATTAGCCACAGAGATCAGCGCGGAGAAACCCGGTGTGCATCGTTATTCAGGTATAAATTGGCGTTTAGTCAGTGAAGATCCCATCGCCAGTGGCACCAAGGTAGAGGTGATTGCTGTGGACGTAGGGCAATTTACCATAAAACCTTGCAAGTAA
- a CDS encoding SPFH domain-containing protein encodes MDVLLSYLLSVQTLLLVFVIVLLKSSIKFVPQNRAYVIERFGKYQSTKEAGLNFIIPFIDRVSADRSLKEKAVDVPEQSAITKDNISLSVDGVLYFRVLDPYKATYGIDDYVFAVTQLAQTTMRSELGKMELDKTFEERDVLNTNIVAAINEASGPWGIQVLRYEIKDIVPPSSVMEAMEAQMKAERVKRAQILESEGDRQAAINRAEGEKASVVLAAEADKSEAVLRAEGEAKAIVAVATAQAEALRQVGEAAATEEGQKAIQLDLATKAIEAKHAIAKESSVVLLPDSGTDIAGVVAQATTIINSLNRAKHDVVKR; translated from the coding sequence ATGGACGTTTTACTCAGTTATTTACTCTCGGTACAAACATTGCTTTTAGTGTTTGTGATCGTATTACTTAAATCATCTATCAAATTTGTACCCCAAAACCGCGCTTATGTGATTGAACGTTTTGGTAAATATCAGTCTACCAAAGAAGCTGGCTTAAACTTTATTATCCCCTTTATTGACCGCGTTTCTGCTGACCGTTCATTAAAAGAAAAAGCCGTTGATGTGCCCGAGCAAAGCGCGATCACAAAAGACAATATTTCATTATCCGTGGACGGTGTATTGTATTTTCGGGTGCTTGACCCGTATAAAGCCACATACGGTATCGACGATTATGTATTTGCCGTCACCCAGCTAGCCCAAACGACCATGCGTTCAGAGTTAGGTAAGATGGAGTTAGATAAAACCTTTGAAGAGCGTGATGTGCTCAACACCAATATCGTTGCCGCTATCAACGAAGCGTCAGGCCCTTGGGGTATTCAGGTACTGCGTTATGAAATTAAAGATATTGTGCCCCCTTCGTCGGTCATGGAAGCCATGGAAGCGCAAATGAAAGCCGAGCGAGTGAAACGTGCACAAATTTTAGAATCTGAAGGCGACAGACAAGCAGCCATTAACCGCGCTGAAGGTGAAAAAGCGTCTGTTGTCCTCGCCGCCGAAGCGGATAAATCTGAAGCCGTGTTACGCGCTGAAGGTGAAGCAAAAGCCATTGTGGCGGTTGCGACCGCACAAGCTGAGGCATTGCGTCAGGTCGGCGAAGCCGCAGCCACCGAAGAAGGTCAAAAGGCCATACAACTCGACTTAGCGACCAAGGCGATTGAAGCAAAACATGCCATCGCAAAAGAGTCATCCGTGGTATTGCTGCCTGATAGCGGAACCGATATCGCAGGCGTAGTCGCGCAAGCGACCACCATTATTAACTCACTAAATCGAGCAAAACATGATGTGGTTAAGCGATAA
- a CDS encoding glutathione S-transferase family protein: MKIYADEQSGNCYKVKLVCALLGIEHQWVHVDILAGDTAANSFLAKNPNGKIPLLALDDGRHIWESNAITNYLASGSDLLPTDAFTLAKVQQWQFFEQYSHEPFIAVARFIAKYLGLPEDKKAEYAAKQAGGHKALSVMESQLTHSAFLVGEQLTTGDISLYGYTHVAHEGGFDLSLYPAVQAWLARIEALPHYVPMGSA; this comes from the coding sequence ATGAAAATTTATGCTGATGAACAATCGGGTAATTGCTACAAAGTAAAATTGGTCTGCGCCTTATTGGGTATCGAGCATCAATGGGTGCATGTCGATATTCTCGCTGGTGATACAGCAGCTAATTCTTTTCTGGCTAAAAACCCAAACGGCAAAATACCGTTGCTGGCACTTGATGATGGGCGGCATATTTGGGAGTCAAACGCGATTACCAATTACTTGGCCAGTGGCAGTGATTTATTGCCCACGGATGCGTTTACTCTGGCTAAAGTGCAGCAATGGCAATTTTTTGAACAATACAGCCACGAGCCATTTATCGCAGTAGCGCGTTTCATTGCTAAGTACTTGGGGTTACCTGAGGACAAAAAAGCCGAATACGCAGCCAAACAAGCTGGTGGGCATAAAGCCTTGTCGGTGATGGAGTCTCAGTTAACCCATAGCGCCTTTTTGGTCGGTGAACAGCTCACTACCGGCGATATTAGTTTGTACGGTTACACTCATGTGGCCCATGAAGGCGGCTTCGATTTGAGCCTTTACCCCGCTGTACAAGCTTGGTTGGCGCGTATCGAAGCGTTACCTCATTATGTGCCTATGGGCTCAGCGTAA